From a single Ooceraea biroi isolate clonal line C1 chromosome 12, Obir_v5.4, whole genome shotgun sequence genomic region:
- the LOC113563020 gene encoding uncharacterized protein LOC113563020, with translation MKRLWIHHQRTPPYAPQCNPVERANRTLKTMIAQFVGANHRAWHRQLPELVFAANTAVHEGTGYTPASLTYGRELPTPGSVRLEHEDEDEGEAEPHPNRQPRAKRLGHMRDAYQMATLRQQEATERQGRYYNLRRRDWRPEAGDAVMKREHPLSNAAENFAGKLAPKYTGPYMVRRIVSPVIVQLEENGRNLGNVHIKDLKKYGQE, from the coding sequence ATGAAACGACTCTGGATCCACCACCAACGCACACCTCCGTACGCTCCTCAATGCAACCCGGTGGAACGCGCTAACCGCACACTAAAAACAATGATCGCGCAGTTCGTCGGGGCCAATCACCGAGCCTGGCATCGCCAATTGCCCGAACTGGTGTTCGCAGCAAACACCGCCGTACATGAAGGCACCGGATACACCCCGGCCTCCTTGACCTATGGACGGGAGCTGCCGACCCCCGGAAGCGTACGACTGGAacacgaggacgaggacgagggagAAGCCGAACCGCACCCCAACAGACAGCCCCGAGCCAAGCGGCTCGGACATATGCGAGACGCATACCAAATGGCCACCCTCCGGCAACAAGAGGCCACCGAGCGGCAGGGCCGTTATTACAACTTACGACGCCGAGACTGGCGGCCGGAAGCCGGGGACGCGGTCATGAAGCGCGAGCATCCGCTATCCAACGCCGCAGAAAATTTCGCGGGTAAACTCGCGCCGAAATACACCGGCCCATATATGGTACGAAGAATTGTATCGCCGGTTATCGTACAGCTTGAAGAAAACGGTCGGAATCTCGGGAATGTACACATCAAAGACCTCAAGAAGTACGGACAAGAGTAA
- the LOC113563114 gene encoding uncharacterized protein LOC113563114: MHVGFLAQCRRNISFPDRILWTDEATFTPNGVFNSHNFLRWEEENPHAVRQGAFQRRWAINVWAGMIGDQVIGPYFLPPRLTGQLYAEFLANQFPALLEDVPLDVRAELIFQHDEAPAHFSRQVRNLLDARFPDRWMGRGGPIIWPARSPDLNVLDYFVWGYIKTAIEDRRDGTEQEVREAIVAAFDTITPDMAHRATRNITRRAEICVREGGRHFEQFLH; this comes from the exons ATGCATGTAGGGTTCCTCGCGCAGTGTCGGCGGAATATTTCTTTCCCCGACCGCATCCTGTGGACGGACGAGGCCACCTTCACACCGAATGGGGTGTTTAACTCTCACAACTTCTTACGTTgggaagaagaaaatccgcACGCTGTTCGACAAGGCGCATTTCAGCGCCGTTGGGCCATAAATGTTTGGGCCGGCATGATTGGAGATCAAGTG ATCGGTCCGTACTTCCTTCCGCCCAGGCTAACCGGGCAATTATACGCAGAGTTCCTCGCAAATCAATTTCCAGCTCTTCTTGAAGATGTCCCTCTCGACGTACGGGCGGAGTTGATTTTTCAACACGATGAAGCTCCTGCACATTTTAGCAGGCAAGTACGGAATCTTTtagacgcgcgttttccggacaggtggatgggtcgaggtggcccaatcatctggccggcacggtcgcctgatttaaatgtactcgattattttGTATGGGGGTACATTAAAACTGCGATAGAGGACCGGCGTGATGGTACTGAACAAGAAGTTCGTGAAGCTATTGTTGCGGCCTTcgataccatcacgccggacatggcgcaccgtgcgacgcgcaatattactcgaagagccgaaatctgtgtacgagaaggaggacggcacttcgaacaattcttacattaa
- the LOC113563019 gene encoding uncharacterized protein LOC113563019 — protein sequence MNFNNIDDEDIVDVPEPYQDEDIVDIPESYQDEKNRQDLLRWHASMFIINLKESCSIPQTTVEKVIDGAQQLITEFMSIIKAMILNSVNEETRTVSRADILQVFASCDVLDLFHEVSSSARIKSFLDKCGMVRPEKQEIWPSRVWTKEAKFVTRKDYAYVVPFLRNLKFYLHNDDVLSCVDNPKPYDGTIRTILDGSYYRSHKIFKRDKKALSIIVYYDDVEFANPLGAKTRKLSIFYWTLGNVYPELRSSLRSINLLAITSHANVKKHGAEKVVSDFLNDLALLGNEDGISLKIKDVQRKFTGFLNLVAGDTPAYLGGFKEGVANAHRPCRTCFADKQSIQERFSEELFVIRNMETHTQHCEDVYSPGLNKQARGFWSTFYGVNFKSALMNVDNINVTKIFPHDFRHIMFEGGTLAVEIKNFLIYCIVENKRFTLQDLNAIIANFAFDHLVQDKPSPIEP from the exons ATGAATTTCAATAACATCGATGATGAAGATATCGTAGATGTTCCTGAACCTTACCAAGATGAAGATATCGTAGATATTCCTGAATCTTACCAAGATGAAAAGAATCG GCAAGATTTACTTCGGTGGCATGCCTCcatgtttataataaatctcaaaGAATCCTGCAGTATTCCTCAAACTACAGTAGAAAAGGTCATTGACGGAGCACAACAGTTGATCACAGAATTTATGAGCATTATAAAG GCAATGATTTTGAATTCAGTTAATGAGGAAACAAGAACTGTTTCCCGTGCTGATATATTGCAAGTGTTTGCCAGCTGTGACGTGTTGGATCTTTTTCATGAAGTTAGCAGTTCTGCAAGGATAAAATCATTTCTTGATAAATGTGGTATGGTGAGACCCGAGAAACAAGAAATTTGGCCATCAAGAGTTTGGACCAAGGAAGCTAAGTTTGTAACCCGCAAGGATTATGCATATGTGGTTCcttttttgagaaatttaaaattttatttacataatgaTGATGTTCTCTCATGTGTGGATAACCCAAAGCCTTATGATGGCACCATAAGAACTATATTGGATGGTTCCTACTACCGCTCCCATAAAATATTCAAGCGTGACAAAAAGGCACTttctattattgtatattatgaCGATGTGGAGTTTGCCAATCCACTGGGTGCCAAGACCAGAAAACTGTCAATATTTTATTGGACACTAGGGAATGTTTACCCAGAGTTAAGATCATCCCTCAGATCAATAAATCTTCTCGCAATCACCTCACATGCAAATGTGAAAAAGCATGGTGCAGAGAAAGTGGTGAGTGACTTCTTAAACGATTTAGCACTGCTTGGAAATGAGGACGGTATctcattgaaaataaaagatgtaCAGAGGAAATTTACAGGCTTCCTTAATCTTGTTGCTGGAGATACTCCTGCATATCTCGGTGGATTTAAGGAAGGAGTTGCTAATGCGCATAGACCATGTCGCACTTGTTTTGCAGATAAACAAAGTATTCAGGAAAGATTTTCTGAGGAACTTTTTGTCATAAGAAATATGGAAACTCATACTCAACACTGTGAGGATGTGTATTCTCCTGGGTTAAATAAACAAGCCAGAGGGTTTTGGTCTACATTTTACGGGGTTAACTTCAAAAGTGCACTAATGAATGTTGACAATATTAATGTCACTAAAATCTTCCCCCACGATTTTAGGCATATAATGTTTGAAGGCGGAACTCTGGCAGTGGAAATTAAGAATTTTCTCATATACtgtattgtagaaaataaGAGATTTACCCTCCAAGATTTGAATGCCATTATTGCCAATTTCGCCTTTGATCATCTTGTTCAAGACAAACCTTCACCAATTGAACCATAG
- the LOC105284304 gene encoding uncharacterized protein LOC105284304, with product MQFNPRNVIILLFTAATFNLPQTPVTNEEMEVKEKIENMLQKMYEDKYEIDEEDSLDFENSFDIPETEPVAEEEENENEITYVKEMICVNDDIPIEYKRNAVEFWKPVNSIKTKPLESVKHIFRKVTSLRQLRRWQEQVNRGGTRLQKLKEIASYTLEKFKEGLKKGVIIHDTDITRMALKAQQEINAPGFTASIGWVKRFKLAHNIVSRKITKFVTKKTLQ from the coding sequence atgCAATTCAATCCGAGAAACGTCATAATACTGCTGTTTACTGCTGCTACTTTTAATTTGCCACAAACTCCTGTTACAAATGAGGAAATGgaagtaaaagagaaaatagaaaacatgCTGCAAAAAATGTACGAGGATAAATACGAAATTGACGAAGAAGATTCTCTTGATTTTGAAAATTCATTTGATATACCTGAAACAGAACCAGTagcagaggaagaagaaaatgaaaacgaaATAACATATGTAAAGGAAATGATATGTGTAAATGATGATATTCcaattgaatataaaagaaatgctGTTGAGTTTTGGAAACCTGTTAATTCAATTAAGACAAAACCTCTCGAGTCTGTGAAACATATATTTCGGAAAGTTACATCCTTACGCCAATTACGAAGATGGCAAGAACAAGTGAATAGAGGTGGAACTAGATTGCagaagctgaaagaaattgcaTCATATACATTAGAGAAATTCAAAGAAGGTCTTAAGAAAGGAGTAATTATTCACGACACTGATATTACTCGAATGGCCCTGAAAGCGCAACAGGAAATAAATGCACCAGGATTTACAGCATCAATTGGATGGgtaaaaagatttaagctaGCACATAATATTGTTTCccgaaaaattacaaaatttgttacaaaaaagactttgcaataa